In Trichoderma breve strain T069 chromosome 4, whole genome shotgun sequence, the following proteins share a genomic window:
- a CDS encoding molybdopterin oxidoreductase domain-containing protein, which yields MLRQSLARSAWRTGRRAAAASRAFATTPRRAAEVELTIDGQKVSIEAGSALIQACEKAGATVPRYCYHEKLMIAGNCRMCLVEVEKAPKPVASCAWPVQPGMVVKTNSPLTHKAREGVMEFLLANHPLDCPICDQGGECDLQDQSMRYGADRGRFHEIGGKRAVEDKNIGPLIKTSMNRCIHCTRCVRFANDIAGAPEMGSTGRGNDLQIGTYLEKNLDSEMSGNIIDLCPVGALTSKPYAFRARPWELKHTESIDVLDGLGSNIRVDSRGLEVMRVLPRLNDDVNEEWINDKTRFACDGLKTQRLTVPLIKREGKFETADWEEALTVIAKAYQQTNPQGNEFKVIAGALTEVESLVVAKDMANKLGSENLALDTPTGSQPLAHGVDVRSNYLFNSKIWGIEESDCILIVGSNPRHEAAVLNARIRKQWLRSDLEIGVVGETWESTFEFEHLGADHAALKKALAGPFGKKLQAAKKPMIIVGSGVTDHVDAKAFYETVGTFVNQNAANFRTAEWDGYNVLQREASRAGAFEVGFVTPSAEVAQTKPKFVWLLGADEVNEADIPKDAFVVYQGHHGDRGAQIADIVLPGAAYTEKAGTYINTEGRVQMTRAATSLPGAARTDWKILRAASEFLGAPLPYDDVAAVRDRMIEISPALAAYDVVEPVALKELSKVQLVEQNKGAKASNQPLKKVIENFYFTDVISRSSPTMARCSAAKTTGDPRTNFMAPGMEEDRPMGQVAYGA from the exons ATGCTCCGACAGTCTCTGGCACGTTCGGCTTGGCGGACCGGCAGGCgggccgccgccgcctcgcgGGCTTTCGCGACAACGCCTAGACGAGCAGCCGAGGTGGAGCTCACCATTG ATGGACAGAAGGTCTCGATCGAAG CCGGGTCTGCTCTGATCCAGGCTTGCGAAAAGGCCGGAGCTACTGTTCCCAG ATATTGCTACCACGA AAAACTCATGATTGCCGGTAACTGCCGTATGTGCTTGGTTGAGGTTGAAAAGGCTCCCAAGCCTGTAGCCTCGTGCGCCTGGCCCGTGCAGCCCGGAATGGTCGTCAAGACCAATTCGCCTCTTACACACAAGGCCCGCGAGGGTGTCATGGAATTCCTGCTGGCCAACCACCCCCTCGACTGCCCCATCTGCGACCAGGGAGGCGAGTGTGATCTCCAGGATCAGTCTATGCGATATGGTGCCGACCGAGGACGATTCCACGAGATCGGAGGCAAGCGAGCTGTCGAGGACAAGAACATTGGACCCCTGATTAAGACCTCCATGAACCGATGCATTCACTGCACCCGATGTGTCCGATTTGCCAACGATATCGCTGGCGCCCCTGAGATGGGCTCGACTGGCCGTGGAAACGACCTGCAAATCGGTACCTACCTGGAGAAGAACCTGGACTCGGAAATGTCTGGAAACATCATCGACCTCTGCCCCGTTGGTGCCCTGACCTCCAAGCCCTATGCTTTCCGAGCTCGCCCCTGGGAACTGAAGCACACCGAGTCAATTGACGTTCTCGATGGCCTGGGTTCCAACATCCGTGTCGACTCTCGTGGCCTGGAAGTTATGCGTGTTCTTCCCCGACTCAACGACGACGTCAACGAGGAGTGGATCAACGACAAGACTCGTTTCGCCTGCGACGGCCTCAAGACCCAGCGACTTACTGTTCCATTGAtcaaaagagaaggaaagtTCGAGACCGCTGACTGGGAAGAGGCTTTGACTGTGATTGCCAAGGCTTACCAGCAGACAAACCCTCAAGGCAACGAGTTCAAGGTCATTGCTGGTGCACTGACTGAAGTAGAGTCTCTCGTCGTTGCCAAGGACATGGCTAACAAGCTGGGATCTGAGAACCTTGCTCTCGACACCCCTACTGGCAGCCAGCCCCTTGCCCACGGTGTTGATGTGCGATCAAACTACCTTTTCAACTCCAAGATCTGGGGTATTGAGGAGTCTGACTGCATTCTCATCGTCGGAAGCAACCCCCGACACGAGGCCGCCGTTCTGAACGCTCGCATCCGCAAGCAGTGGCTGCGCTCCGACCTCGAGATTGGTGTTGTTGGCGAGACCTGGGAGTCCACTTTCGAGTTTGAGCACCTGGGAGCTGACCACGCTGCCTTGAAGAAGGCCCTGGCCGGTCCCTTcggcaagaagctccaggccgccaagaagcccaTGATCATCGTCGGATCCGGTGTCACCGACCACGTTGACGCCAAGGCTTTCTACGAGACCGTCGGCACCTTTGTTAACCAGAACGCTGCCAACTTCAGAACCGCTGAGTGGGACGGCTACAACGTGCTCCAGAGGGAAGCCTCAAGGGCTGGTGCCTTTGAGGTTGGCTTCGTCACCCCGTCCGCGGAGGTTGCCCAGACCAAGCCCAAGTTTGTCTGGCTCCTCGGCGCCGACGAGGTCAACGAGGCCGACATCCCCAAGGACGCCTTTGTCGTCTACCAGGGCCACCACGGTGACCGTGGCGCTCAGATTGCCGACATTGTCCTCCCTGGCGCCGCCTACACTGAGAAGGCTGGTACTTACATTAACACCGAGGGACGTGTGCAGATGACCCGTGCGGCTACCTCGCTGCCCGGCGCTGCCCGAACTGACTGGAAGATTCTCCGAGCCGCCTCTGAGTTCCTTGGCGCGCCTCTTCCCTACGACGATGTCGCCGCTGTGCGGGACCGCATGATCGAGATCAGCCCTGCCCTGGCTGCCTACGACGTTGTTGAGCCTGTTGCCCTGAAGGAGCTGAGCAAGGTCCAGCTCGTTGAGCAGAACAAGGGTGCCAAGGCCAGCAACCAGCCCCTTAAGAAGGTTATCGAGAACTTCTACTTCACAGATGTCATCTCTAGAAG CTCACCGACAATGGCACGCTGCTCAGCGGCCAAGACCACTGGCGACCCCAGGACGAATTTCATGGCTCCTGGTATGGAGGAGGACAGGCCCATGGGCCAGGTTGCGTACGGTGCTTAA
- a CDS encoding uncharacterized ACR, ydiU/UPF0061 family domain-containing protein, translated as MASSGKPFEGVSLDDLPKSWNFTASLPADQAFPTPADSHKTPRDKIGPRQVRDALFTWVRPSQQEDPELLAVSPAALRDIGIKEGEEKTEDFRQLVAGNKLYGWDETKLEGGYPWAQCYGGFQFGQWAGQLGDGRAISLFEATNPASNVRYELQLKGAGLTPYSRFADGKAVLRSSLREFVVSEALNALKIPTTRALSLTLLPHSKVRRETTEPGAIVLRFAQSWLRLGTFDIMRARGDRALIRKLATYIAEDVFGGWETLPGRLDSPEDPKKSPPPKRGIPASEVQGPSNAAENRFQRLYREIVRRNAVTVAHWQAYGFMNGVLNTDNTSVYGLSMDYGPFAFMDNFDPSYTPNHDDHMLRYNYKNQPTIIWWNLVRLGEALGELVGIGAQVDDETFVNKGIREEQEKELVERAENLIIQAGEEYKTVFLNEYKRLMTARIGLRNFKETDFDELFSEGLDTMEALELDFNHFFRRLGSIKLADIADPAGRKEKAAIFFHKEGPPQAVSADDAKDRIAKWLDKWRLHQDAERRQAMKQVNPNFVPRGWILDEVIRRVEKEGERRVLDRIMHMALHPFEDSWDGIAIDDVEYKGDSEEEQRWVGDVPRFERAMQCSCSS; from the exons ATGGCCTCTTCAGGAAAGCCGTTCGAGGGCGTTTCGCTGGACGATTTGCCTAAATCATGGAACTTTACGGCATCACTGCCTGCGGATCAAGCCTTTCCAACTCCAGCAGACTCGCATAAGACTCCTCGAGACAAAATCGGACCCCGGCAAGTGCGCGATGCTCTCTTTACTTGGGTACGGCCGAGCCAACAGGAAGACCCCGAACTGCTAGCTGTAAGCCCAGCTGCGCTGCGGGACATTGGAATCAAAGAAGGCGAGGAGAAAACCGAAGACTTTCGACAGCTAGTAGCTGGTAACAAGTTGTACGGATGGGATGAGACAAAGCTGGAAGGCGGATACCCTTGGGCGCAATGCTACGGCGGCTTTCAGTTTGGCCAGTGGGCAGGACAACTCGGAGACGGAAGGGCTATTTCGCTGTTCGAGGCAACGAACCCGGCATCCAATGTGCGATATGAGCTACAGCTCAAGGGGGCCGGCCTAACCCCATACTCTCGATTTGCAGACGGAAAAGCCGTGCTTAGATCCAGTCTCCGAGAATTTGTTGTTTCCGAAGCACTCAACGCACTCAAGATACCCACAACCAGAGCGCTGTCTCTTACCTTGCTTCCTCATTCCAAGGTTAGGCGAGAGACAACCGAGCCTGGAGCTATAGTGCTCCGATTCGCCCAATCATGGCTGCGGTTGGGCACTTTTGATATAATGCGGGCAAGAGGAGATCGCGCTCTCATAAGGAAACTTGCAACATACATTGCAGAAGATGTCTTTGGCGGATGGGAAACGCTTCCTGGACGACTAGATTCACCCGAGGACCCCAAGAAATCACCACCTCCTAAGCGCGGGATACCGGCTTCTGAGGTCCAAGGACCCAGCAATGCAGCCGAGAATAGATTCCAACGGCTGTATCGAGAGATTGTGAGGCGAAACGCCGTGACTGTTGCCCACTGGCAGGCATATGGATTCATGAATGGTGTTTTG AACACCGATAACACATCAGTATACGGCCTGTCGATGGACTATGggccttttgcttttatGGACAACTTCGATCCGTCATATACTCCAAACCATGATGACCACATGCTGCGGTATAACTATAAGAATCAACCCACTATTATATGGTGGAACCTCGTGAGGCTCGGCGAAGCTCTTGGTGAGCTTGTGGGCATTGGGGCtcaagttgatgatgagactTTTGTCAACAAAGGTATCAGAGAAGAACAGGAGAAGGAACTGGTTGAGAGGGCAGAGAATCTAATCATTCAAGCCGGAGAGGAATACAAGACTGTCTTCCTGAATGAGTACAAGCGGCTAATGACAGCGAGAATTGGCCTGCGCAACTTTAAAGAGACGGATTTCGATGAGCTCTTCAGCGAAGGGCTTGATACTATGGAAGCTTTAGAATTGGATTTCAATCACTTCTTCCGTCGCTTGGGCTCCATTAAACTGGCGGATATCGCAGACCCAGCGggtagaaaagaaaaggcggccatcttctttcacAAAGAAGGGCCGCCCCAGGCAGTGAGCGCAGACGATGCAAAGGACAGAATTGCCAAATGGCTTGACAAATGGCGGCTGC ATCAGGATGCGGAAAGAAGACAGGCCATGAAGCAGGTGAACCCAAACTTCGTCCCTAGAGGCTGGATCTTGGACGAGGTGATACGGCGTGTCGAGAAAGAGGGCGAGAGAAGAGTCTTGGATCGCATCATGCACATGGCTCTACATCCGTTTGAAGATTCGTGGGACGGAATCGCAATTGACGATGTTGAGTACAAGGGCGACTCAGAAGAGGAACAGAGATGGGTTGGCGATGTGCCCAGATTTGAGCGAGCGATGCAATGTAGCTGCAGTTCATAG
- a CDS encoding aldo/keto reductase family domain-containing protein, translating to MSFPPTLKLNDGNEIPQLGYGLGTARFKRNGGPLDAELIELTRKAINIGYLHLDGAEVYGNEEELGAAIKASGVPREKLFVTTKISALEKKDTEKAFALSLKKLGLDYVDLYLIHGPYFADTDEDLQEKWADLEAIQASGRAKSIGVSNFLQEHLEALLKTAKVVPAINQIEYHPYLQHGDLVAFHKKHNIAIASYGPLVPITTVKGGPVVPVYNKLAEKYGVTDSDIGLRWVLDQGIVTLTTSSKESRLTGYLERLPTFKLTDEEVAEISTEGNKNHYRSFWRNKFAEDDRR from the exons ATGTCGTTCCCACCAACTCTCAAGCTCAATGACGGCAATGAGATTCCGCAG CTCGGATATGGCCTTGGAACTGCCCGATTCAAGCGCAATGGAGGACCTCTAGACGCCGAGCTCATCGAGCTCACTAGGAAAGCCATCAACATCGGCTACCTCCACCTTGATGGTGCCGAAG TATACGGaaacgaggaggagctcggcgctgccatcaaggcctCAGGCGTTCCCCGAGAGAAGCTCTTCGTCACAACCAAAATCAGTGCCCTCGAGAAAAAGGACACCGAAAAGGCTTTCGCCCTCTCACTGAAGAAGCTTGGCCTGGACTACGTCGATCTGTATCTGATCCACGGCCCTTACTTTGCCGATACCGACGAGGACCTGCAGGAGAAATGGGCTGACCTGGAAGCCATTCAGGCTTCCGGCCGGGCAAAGTCCATTGGCGTCTCCAACTTCCTCCAGGAGCATCTGGAGGCTCTCCTCAAGACGGCCAAGGTGGTGCCCGCGATCAACCAGATCGAGTACCACCCTTACCTCCAGCACGGCGATCTCGTTGCGTTCCACAAGAAGCACAACATCGCCATTGCTTCCTACGGCCCCTTGGTGCCAATCACCACCGTCAAGGGCGGCCCAGTGGTCCCCGTCTACAACAAGCTAGCGGAGAAGTATGGCGTTACTGATTCTGACATCGGCCTCCGATGGGTTCTCGATCAGGGAATTGTCACACTTACAACCAGCTCCAAGGAGTCGCGGTTGACTGGATATCTCGAGAGGTTGCCCACGTTTAAGCTGACGGACGAGGAGGTGGCGGAGATTTCGACAGAGGGAAACAAGAACCACTATCGGTCATTTTGGAGAAACAAGTTTGCCGAGGACGATAGAAGGTAG